The Acinonyx jubatus isolate Ajub_Pintada_27869175 chromosome A2, VMU_Ajub_asm_v1.0, whole genome shotgun sequence genomic sequence tatttttaagatgactTTAATTTACTCTGGACAGTTGTAGCCTTTTTCAGTTGGGCTTTGTGTTGCTTATTCCTAGTGGCAGTGGCCACGAAGAAAGGGATAAATGCTGGTGACTTGTTCTGCTTTCTTACTTACAAGGACCCCACTCTGTTGCTGAAGACAGATCTGTTATgatcttcccttttctctcagtGCTTTTGTTCAAACCTAGAAGTCAAAACGATGGGGTTCACTTGGCCTGTTACTCCTGGGGAGGTGCACGGTGAGGTAAGGCTGGCAGGGGTTGGGCAGAAGCCCAGGGGAGCACTAGTGCCCCAGCTGGGGCTGGTCCATCTCCAGGCAGGCAGGGGCCTTGGGATATTCTCCGTATCTCTCACCCTGTCACCCCCGCCTCTGGCTTTTACAGATGCGGCCTAAAGTCATGTGGCACCTCCTTCGCCGCTATATGGCATCCCGGCTCCGTTCCCTGCGGGTGGGCGGCTACCTGTTCTCAGGCTCCCAGGCCCCCCGGCTGTCCCCCGCCTTGATGAGGGCCCTGGGCCAGAAGTGCCCTAACCTGAAGCGTCTCTGCCTGCACGTGGCCGACCTGAGCATGGTGCCCATCACCAGCCTGCCCTGCACCCTGAGGACCCTGGAGCTGCACAGCTGCGAGATCTCCATGGCCTGGCTCCTCAAGGAGCAGGACCCCACCGTGCTGCCCTTGCTCGAGTGCATCGTGCTGGACCGGGTCCCTGCCTTCCGTGATGAGCACCTGCAGGGCCTGACGCGCTTCCGCGCCCTGCGGTCGCTGGTGCTGGGCGGTACCTACCGAGTGACCGAGACAGGGCTGGATGCGGGCCTCCAGGAGCTGGGCTACCTGCAGAGGCTGGAGGTGCTGGGCTGCACCCTCTCAGCTGACAGCACCCTCCTGGCCGTCAGTCGCCACCTCCGAGATGTGCGGAAGATCCGGCTGACCGTGAGGGGCCTCTCTGCCCCCGGCCTGTCCGTCTTGGAGGGCATGCCAGCCCTGGAGAGTCTGTGCTTGCTGGGCCCTCTCATCACCCCAGAAATGCCTTCCCCGGCTGAaatcctctcttcctgcctcgcCATGCCCAAGCTCAGGGTCCTTGAgctgcaggggctggggtgggaggatcAGGAGGCTGAGAGGATCCTGTGTAAGGGGCTGCCCCACTGTATGGTCATCGTCAGGGCCTGCCCCAAAGAGTCCATGGACTGGTGGATGTGACTGCACCACCCATCCATGTTGGCTTTCATGGGTGAGCCCCAGACCCTCTGGACAGCACCTTGCAGAGGGCCCATAACCAGGTTGAGAGAGCCCAAAGCTACAAGGTAGAACGAAGGCCTTGGGGCCTCCGGACAGTTGGAATCCCTGTTTGCCAGTTGTTTGGCCTCTGTGACATCAGCCAGCTTCTCGGAGGGCCTATCCCCACATCTGGAAGTGGGGAAGATCATAGCTACCTCATGGTTATGTCACGAAGCCTTACTCTTTACCAGCCCCTGGGCCAAAAAGGTCCTCGACGATGGGTCATTCTCAGGAACAGAATGGATACAGCAGGGTGGGGTTAAGAGTTAGGGGGAGCTGAGGGCCAGGGCCCCTTTAGGAGGCCTGGCAAGACTATCTATGCATGTGCACCCCCACGCTGACACACCATTGATACATGAGGGATGCGATGAGAAAGCCCAGGAAGACTTCTGCTTTGACGATTGAAAGTGTCAGTGAAGGTTCTCAGTTGTACTTTCGGTATTTTGGtattctatattttcaaaattttccacaatatatattattttgctattaaagaaaaataatttttttttcccaaaagcatttggtttattcattcaacaaacatttcttgccTGCCCACTATTTTGCAAGCACTGGTCGAAGCCCTGGGGCcgcagcagtgaacaaaacaagacCTGGGCAGACGGCAGGGTCGACCTCCAGGTGAACACATTGATGGGATGGTTTTAGAGACTGggacaattaaaaacatttttttaatgtttatttatttttgagagagagagagagagagacagtgtgtgagcagatgaggggcagagaaagagagagggagacagaatttgaagcaggctcctggagcctggagctgagctgtcagcacaacgcccgacgcggggcccgaaatcccagaccgcaagatcacaacctgagccaaagtcggacacttcgctgactgagccacccgggtgccctgagaCTGAGACGATTTTGAAGTAGGCTCACATGATGGAGGTGCCTGTGCCTGGTGGAGTGGGTGGGGCAAGCCTCTCAAGTTTGGAGACCTGAGGGGTGAGGAGGAACCCCCTCTGGGAAGTGCGGGGGGGAAAAAGAAGGCCAAGACACTGGCTGAGATAGGGATGAGTTTGACCTCTTTCAAGATCAGGAAGAAGATCTGCGTGGCTGAGGGAGGAAGAGGTGAGCAATAGGAAGCGAAGTCGGCGGATGGGGTGAGGTTGGAGGGTCCCCACAGGTGGCACAGGCTTTAGGGGGTCAGAAAGCAGCAACTCCTTTTCCTGCCCGTTGAGTCTGAGCCACTTGAAAGATGCAGGTGGCAGGCCGATAGTGATCAGGAGATGAGTGTCGCTTCTGAcccgagctggggaggagggcgtGTATGAACGCGACAGGATCACCACCTGCCCACTGGCCCAGCTTACCTGCTCTGTGGTGGGCCAGAGCCAGAAAAGAAGATGGGGTTGAACTGATACCCTTGGTTCCTTGTTCCAAGCTCACTTCTCAGAGGACCTGGCTGTCTCTCTCGTGCTTTCCCGCTAGGGGGTGGAGGAGAAATTCTCCATCTGGCCACCTGAGGACTATGGTTTGAGTGCTCCTCCAGTGTGGCCACGGTGAGTGTCTACCTATCCCATGCTGATCAAATCTGGCAGCTCcaggccagggcacctgggggactaGATTGTTCCAGGCTGGGGCACTGGTACTGAAGAGATGTCTTTCTCCCGGTCTCACCCGATTTCAGTGACCCCTTTCTGGGCTTAGCTCGGAGGGCTGGTAGGGTTATGGCAGAGCCTGACCACCGCCTTCGGGACCAGGGGCCAGGGGCTTGAGGATGCCCTCTGTTATGAAATGTACCTGAGGTCTGTTTTAATCACAcatgggggcgcccgggtggctcagtgagttgagtggccaacttcaactcaggtcatgatctcacggttcgcgggttcaaacccggcgtcaggctccgtgctcacagctcagagccaggatcctgcttcagattctgtgcctccctctctctctgcacctcccccactcatgctctgcctcctctcaaaaataaataaacataaaaaaatcttttttcaaaaatcacgTACGGCGATGGACACGGAGACAAGTGTCTTTGGAAGAAAACTTTATtacagtaaagccttggtttgcgagcacagtttgttctggaaacatgcttgtaatccgaagcacttgtatatcaaagtgaatttccccagaagaatggaaactcagatgattcattccacaacccaaaaatatttatataaaaatgattacaatactgtaatataatacaaaatagtaaagaaaatgcaaaatataaataaaaaaataacctgcacttacctttgaaaaccttcatggctggtgtgagggagacaagagagaggagggtgattGTGTAGGAGaccgactttcactatcactaacggaatcactgctctTGGctccatggaatctttttcttgtgcaactttaacaaggaagttagccaatgacacttgcttttgcctccttctgAGGATTTCGCCGAGATGTGGCATCGCATTGTCATTAAGCAGATTCCTCGCtcgcactgctacagccttattcgggtggtgcttttctacaaaatcttgcactgtttcccacattttacacgtCTTCCCAATCTCATTTGGGGTAAGGGATTCCTCcgccttttcctcctcctcctcctctgcagacgagATCTCATCCGTAACCTCTTCCTATTGCTTGCGATGCGGATCCATCAGCCATCAGTGGTCAGCTCCTGGCCATGTTCCTCCACCAGCTCTTGAATGACATCCTCATTCACCTCCAGTACCCCCTTGGTCTTCCCCAAGGATACAATTTCATCGGCCACCGGTGGCTCCTGTTCATGAGCAAGCCCCTCTAAGTCATATCTAAGAACACAAACAGGCCACAGTTTTCTCCAAGCAGAATTGAGGGTTCTCTTGGTGATCCCATCCCAGGCTCTGTCGATGATCTTGAGGCAGTTCACGATgtggaaatgatttttccaaaactctTGGAGGGTAAGGCTTGTTCCTTGGGCCACCTCGAAGCATCGCTGAAATAGTGCTTTAGTGTAAAGCTTTTTTAAAGTTCGCAACGACCTGCTGATCCGTGGGCTGGAGGACTGGAGTGGTGTTGGGAGGAAGGAACTTGACCTTAATGAACTTGAATTCCTCTAGTAAGTCATCCTCGAAGCCTGGAGGATGAGGAGGGGCGTTATCCATAACCAGCAAGGCTTTGAGTGGCAGATTCTTTCCTAAAAGGTACAGTACTTGTGATTCCCAAGAGGAGGGGAATGTCTCACAGAGCCATTATGGGGAAAAACCATAATGGGGTCTGTAGGAGGCAGGAGAAGTAGGAGGAAAGCACAGGCATGAGCCTTTATTATGGTTTTTGCAGGAAGAAATAGGCGACGCAGGGTAGGCAAGCTGAACAAGCTTAGAATTGGCTACTTTGAATAATTTTGGTGGGCTCTAGGCTCTAGAGGCCATTCCTAG encodes the following:
- the FBXL12 gene encoding F-box/LRR-repeat protein 12, producing MATLADLPDSVLLEIFSYLPVRDRIRISRVCHRWKRLVDDRWLWRHVDLTLYTMRPKVMWHLLRRYMASRLRSLRVGGYLFSGSQAPRLSPALMRALGQKCPNLKRLCLHVADLSMVPITSLPCTLRTLELHSCEISMAWLLKEQDPTVLPLLECIVLDRVPAFRDEHLQGLTRFRALRSLVLGGTYRVTETGLDAGLQELGYLQRLEVLGCTLSADSTLLAVSRHLRDVRKIRLTVRGLSAPGLSVLEGMPALESLCLLGPLITPEMPSPAEILSSCLAMPKLRVLELQGLGWEDQEAERILCKGLPHCMVIVRACPKESMDWWM